In Labrus bergylta chromosome 1, fLabBer1.1, whole genome shotgun sequence, one genomic interval encodes:
- the LOC109998318 gene encoding high-affinity choline transporter 1-like yields the protein MALNIPGVVAMVLFYILILGTGVWAARKSRRAERKSHGDRTEVVLLGDRNISLLVGIFTMTATWVGGGFILGVAEAVYSPKMGLIWALMPIQYSVSFIIGGLFFAKPMRDKKYVTMMDPFQIKYGRVLSGALVLPSLLVDVLWVSCTLLGLGATMSVILDLPYDYSVWISSAVAIIYTLLGGLYSVAYTDVIQLSLAFLSLWLCVPFLMLNPTSTNIAQTAFNNTNQEPWVGKLDRNNIWKWIDDFLMLGLGSVSFQSFHQRTLSASSPLTAQLTCYAAALVIAILGIPPVLIGAVAASTDWNQTLYGSPSPYIRGEHSLILPLTLQYLTPSYISIIGIGAVAAAVMSSTDSGLLSATSVFSSNIYKNILRKQASDFEMQWVIRVTVVVVGLLGTSITFYTKSTLVLWILGADVSYTLVFPHLISVLFFDVTNGYGAMASYIIGLTIRILLGENAVGLPVTLCLPGCILEDGVYVQKSPFRTVAMLCTCITILFFSTLAVFMFNHSLLPESWDIFKVKRNVTISPGDAVKLSPIEEEEEEAESEAECDENRHGVPLQPMLETES from the exons ATGGCTTTGAACATCCCTGGTGTGGTTGCAATGGTGCTGTTCTATATCCTGATTCTGGGGACAGGTGTTTGGGCTGCCCGAAAGTCCAGGAGGGCTGAGAGGAAGAGccatggagacaggacagaaGTGGTTCTCCTTGGAGACAGGAATATTAGCTTGTTGGTTGGGATTTTCACCATGACTG CTACATGGGTTGGAGGCGGCTTCATCTTGGGTGTGGCTGAGGCTGTGTACTCTCCTAAAATGGGCTTAATATGGGCTCTCATGCCTATACAATACTCTGTGTCCTTCATAATAG GTGGGCTGTTCTTTGCAAAGCCAATGAGAGACAAGAAGTATGTCACCATGATGGACCCGTTCCAAATAAAGTATGGAAGAGTACTGAGTGGTGCCCTAGTGCTCCCCTCCCTGCTGGTGGATGTGTTGTGGGTGTCCTGCACTCTGCTCGGCttag gAGCCACTATGAGTGTGATACTGGACTTGCCCTATGACTATTCTGTGTGGATCTCCTCAGCTGTGGCCATTATCTACACTCTGTTGGGAGGTCTTTATTCAGTGGCTTACACAGATGTTATCCAGCTCTCCCTGGCTTTCCTCAGTTTG TGGTTGTGTGTCCCCTTCCTGATGCTTAACCCCACGTCTACAAACATTGCACAGACTGCATTTAACAACACCAACCAAGAACCCTGGGTTGGAAAGCTGGATCGTAACAACATCTGGAAGTGGATTGATGACTTCTTGATGCTT GGTCTAGGTAGTGTCTCATTCCAGAGCTTCCACCAGAGGACGCTGTCTGCCTCCTCACCACTCACAGCCCAGTTGACATGCTATGCTGCAGCCCTTGTTATCGCCATACTGGGAATCCCACCTGTCTTGATCGGGGCTGTTGCTGCCTCCACAG ACTGGAACCAAACACTGTACGGCTCTCCATCTCCATACATACGTGGTGAGCACAGTTTGATCCTGCCTCTGACCCTACAATACCTCACTCCATCTTACATCTCAATCATTGGAATCGGAGCTGTGGCCGCTGCCGTCATGTCGTCCACAGACTCTGGCCTTTTGTCGGCaacttctgttttctcttcaaaCATCTACAAGAACATCCTGCGTAAACAG GCATCAGATTTTGAAATGCAGTGGGTTATTCGGGTCACAGTGGTGGTCGTGGGTCTGCTTGGGACATCTATAACCTTCTACACCAAAAGCACCCTAGTTCTGTGGATTCTTGGAGCAGACGTCTCTTACACCCTGGTGTTCCCTCATCTGatctctgtcctcttctttGATGTGACAAATGGTTACGGTGCAATGGCTAGTTACATCATAGGACTGACAATAAGGATATTGTTAGGTGAGAATGCAGTAGGACTTCCTGTTACTCTTTGTCTTCCTGGCTGCATACTGGAAGATGGCGTCTATGTCCAAAAGTCTCCTTTCAGGACAGTTGCAATGCTCTGCACTTGCATAACCatcctgtttttttccacactggCTGTGTTCATGTTCAACCACAGTCTGTTGCCTGAGAGCTGggacatttttaaagtaaaacgTAATGTGACTATTTCACCAGGAGATGCCGTCAAACTGAGCcccatagaagaagaagaagaagaagcagaaagtgAGGCTGAATGTGATGAGAACAGACATGGAGTTCCCTTACAGCCAATGTTAGAAACTGAGTCCTga